TTCAAAACTTCCTAATTCGATGGAGTTGGTTTTAATAGATGCAAAGGTTCGTCTTTTTAgttgttttaaaaatatatatctatTTGACTCGATGTTAGTTtaaaattttaagttttttcCGTTCACTTACATGTTCTTAATCTACAAGGTGATAGGATCCATGGCACAGTGCAAAAGACTCATGTTTATAAGTTTAATCCTTTGTTAGTTGAGGGTCGAGTATACATGTCACATTTCAGTGTTGGTGATAGCGCTCTGGATTTTCGTACAACGATACATGCTCACAGGATAATCTTTGGTTTTGATTCGGTTGTTCAAATCCTAACCGACGATCCCATCACTAAGAGTCCTTATTCATTTGTTTCTGTTTCCGATCTCATGTTCAATGATCCAGATCAGACACTGTTAGTCGGTGAGATTTCAAACTAAAACTGTATACATCCGTAAAATTATTTGTGATCTATCATATTTTGTTTGTCTCGCAGATATGATAGGGATCCTTACCGGCCATAGCGGCGAGCAggaatttgaaaaaaatcatcaagTGGGAAAGAGGATTACCATAGAGATTGAACAAGAAGGGTAATTATTAGTATTTTGAACAAAAACGCAAAATctattaaaattttgaattcaTTAACGAATTATTGTGAGTAATAATTTTAATCATAATTTTGTTGAAAACAGAGTGAAAGTTGAATTTGCATTTTTTGGAAGCTACGTCCAAGAGCTACTCTCTGCTTTATCTTCACGCGATCTGAGCGGTGTTGTGGTTTTAATCCAGTTTGCAAAAATCGAGCCTTTTAAAGGTATGTtcgggaaaaaaaaatttgtttataTATGGTGTGTTCAATGTTTCTttttataaacatattaaaataattgtgtAGGGCAACAAAGCCTGCAAAATTCATATGTTGCAACACGGATCCTCTTTAATCCTGAGATTCCTGAAGCTACTGCTGTGAGGGACAAGTACGACCATATTCATTACTTATGCTCATTTGCAtattaactttttaattttctgGCTTCATTACAATTGACATAATTATTGATGCAATAGGTTTTTCGAGATGAATGAACCTGGATATCAAATGATTACTCAGTTGTCCGACTCTTCAAAACCTTCACTCGATGAAGAGTTCTTAAAACTCTCAGATATGAAAACTTTCGAGCAAATTAGAGCCATGGATGAGGTGGTCTATCAATAtttcttttctaaaaaataattttttatttatgtgttttttcttttgttgtttttaaatgtatttaagTAACCCGGTCATTTTATGCAGAAGTCATGCTGTGTTGTGTTAGGGACAATCATACAGATACCTGAGGGGAATAATTGGTGGTACAAAGCTTGCAAGTGCAACAAAAAAGTTATTTGGGATGAGAAAATGTATTTTTGTGATAACTGTAACCGTCATTATTTTTTCATGATCCCTAGGTATTGAACTACCTATTTCATTTtgtgaagaaaattaaatttcttgaccatttaattttcatttttttttgtgatacTATAGGTTCCGTTTGCAAGTCAAAGTAAAGCAGGGTAATGACATTGCTACATTGGTCATATTTGACAAAGAAGCGAGTGTTCTTCTTGAAACTACTTGTGCTGACTTGGTTGATTCGTCAACAAAGGTATGTGTTTATGAGATCAAAGTGCAATTTTATCAAAAAATGTAATACTACTGGTACTCTCTTTTTTAGCATGTCTTAGTGCTTAAATGTTTAATTGGTGACAGAATCCTGCTGGCTCTGGCTCTACAACTCCTGTTGAATTACTTAAGTTGTTGGAAAAGACCTTTCTCTTTAGGATTGAAGTTAACAACACTTCAAGCTACAGGTGTGAGTCATCATATCGTGTCAACAAAACTTGTGGAGATCCCGGCTCCAGGTTTGAGCCATCATATCGTGTCAAGAAAATATGTGCAAATCCCGACTTAATTGCTCATTTCAAGGAAGTTCTCCCTCCTCCTAATGTAACTAGGCTCATTGCGAATCATTTTTTCCTATATTTGTTGAGTTTATTTATTGAAAATGTGTTGTTCACATAttattgttatcttttgtttGCTTATAGGACGACACTCCTCCATTACTATTGCTAGAA
This is a stretch of genomic DNA from Lotus japonicus ecotype B-129 chromosome 1, LjGifu_v1.2. It encodes these proteins:
- the LOC130718442 gene encoding uncharacterized protein LOC130718442 — encoded protein: MALSLTVDDVFSISKEKDVWRVIVKVVRKWITSSFDRSKLPNSMELVLIDAKIRHYMIGILTGHSGEQEFEKNHQVGKRITIEIEQEGVKVEFAFFGSYVQELLSALSSRDLSGVVVLIQFAKIEPFKGQQSLQNSYVATRILFNPEIPEATAVRDKFFEMNEPGYQMITQLSDSSKPSLDEEFLKLSDMKTFEQIRAMDEKSCCVVLGTIIQIPEGNNWWYKACKCNKKVIWDEKMFRLQVKVKQGNDIATLVIFDKEASVLLETTCADLVDSSTKNPAGSGSTTPVELLKLLEKTFLFRIEVNNTSSYRCESSYRVNKTCGDPGSRFEPSYRVKKICANPDLIAHFKEVLPPPNDDTPPLLLLEAPTSDESVENASPSLAKDLNEGFVAAASGDVVDPNIEKEEVPQCKQNTHSENEGVGSTNNKKKLIKKIKKEKN